One Aphidius gifuensis isolate YNYX2018 linkage group LG5, ASM1490517v1, whole genome shotgun sequence genomic region harbors:
- the LOC122856885 gene encoding 39S ribosomal protein L18, mitochondrial produces the protein MNIVNKKLISLFIPKNISKNVHTNASLIEKCTEINNRNPRNLELLRIARKPSGYHLERITREYWHRLVLDRSVKHVTINVEHFENGTVVSASTKELSIKKRLYKLHDSSAYMNLGRILAQRCIESGILFVHNDPKQIECNKYNLILQELENNGIILTEPSRFKKANPWDLERPDKPWEVLE, from the exons atgaatattgttaataaaaaattaatatcattatttataccaaaaaatatatcaaaaaatgtacATACAAATGCtagtttaattgaaaaatgtacagaaataaataatagaaatccAAGAAACTTGGAACTATTGAGAATTGCAAGAAAACCATCTGGTTATCATTTGGAAAGAATAACTCGTGAATATTGGCAcag attGGTATTGGATCGTTCAGTAAAACATGTTACAATAAATGTTGAACATTTCGAAAATGGAACAGTTGTATCAGCATCAACAAAAgagttatcaataaaaaaacgtttatacaa attaCATGACAGTTCAGCATATATGAATCTTGGAAGAATTCTTGCTCAAAGATGTATTGAAAGTGGAATATTATTTGTTCACAATGATCcaaaacaaattgaatgtaacaaatataatttaatacttcaagaacttgaaaataatggtATTATATTAACAGAACCATCGAGATTTAAAAAAGCAAATCCTTGGGATCTTGAACGTCCAGATAAACCATGGGAAGtattagaataa
- the LOC122856861 gene encoding tRNA selenocysteine 1-associated protein 1, which produces MTTTAPMVLCQLWMGGLEPYMTESFVMNAFHKMGEQPQTVKVMRNRYTGEPAGYCFVHFPTDEMALDAMHKLNGKVIPGSTPAVRFRLNHASTTGKPVAEREFSIWVGDLSTDVDDYSLYRAFAAKYNSIRTAKVILDSSGFSKGYGFVRFASEEEQKNSLDTMNGYRGLGTKSLKICNAVPRPWNKITGTNSQLSGDYSSTNIGSDNYNYYDTSSYWNSYSAWQQGYYGSEPTSDNNYGSYVSEHKHDEDDLELIEHSIPVDIDKLNRDMIDQDYSLWDALESSKWIPCDTPDLCY; this is translated from the exons atGACAACAACAGCACCAATGGTATTATGTCAATTATGGATGGGTGGT CTAGAGCCTTACATGACAGAGAGTTTTGTTATGAATGCATTTCATAAAATGGGGGAACAGCCACAAACAGTTAAGGTTATGAGAAATAGATACACTGGTGAACCAGCCGGTTATTGTTTTGTTCATTTTCCCACTGATGAAATGGCACTTGATGCAATGCACAAGCTTAATGGCAAAGTTATTCCTGGATCAACTCCA GCTGTACGTTTTCGTTTAAATCATGCAAGTACAACTGGTAAACCAGTAGCTGAACGTGAATTTAGTATATGGGTTGGTGATTTATCAACAGATGTTGATGATTATTCATTATATCGTGCATTTGCtgcaaaatataattcaataagAACAGCTAAAGTAATATTAGATTCATCTGGTTTTAGTAAAGGTTATGGATTTGTTAGATTTGCCAGTGaagaagaacaaaaaaatagtttagaTACAATGAATGGATATAGAGGTCTAGGtacaaaatcattaaaaatatgtaatgcTGTACCAAGACCATGGAATAAAATAACTGGTACAAATTCACAATTAAGTGGTGAttattcatcaacaaatattggctcagataattataattattatgacaCATCATCATATTGGAATAGTTATAGTGCTTGGCAACAAGGTTACTATGGAAGTGAACCAACatctgataataattatggcTCTTATGTTTCTGAACATAAACATGATGAAGATGATcttgaattaattg aacACTCAATTCCAGTTGACATTGATAAACTCAACAGAGATATGATTGATCAAGATTACAGTTTATGGGATGCATTGGAAAGCTCAAAATGGATACCATGTGATACTCCTGATCTttgctattaa